DNA sequence from the Synechococcus sp. UW179A genome:
ATACAAAAGATCTGCTTCTCTTTAAAAAACAAAGAAATAAGCTTACGGATGCAGATCTTGAAACTGCTGCTGGTGGGGGTCTCACACAAAGTGAAACTTGTGATCTTCCATACTTCCCTTGTACTATTTTGCAATCCTGTTTAGGTGATTTATGTTGATAAGATTTGGCTATCAGGCTCGTTACGATTAGCACTACTGAGCTACTATGTTTGAATTGGATTTACAGTTTTTTCAATCTCAAGATTATGCCATAAGCTATCAATAGCCTAAACCTTAGGCTTACAACCAACAGCCAGTATCAGAATCAATGTCAGAACAACAACTCAAGGCATTCATTGCTAAAATTCAATCAGATGATTTACTGCAAAAACAACTAAAGGCGGAAGGTGCAGACGTTTTAGCGATTGCAAAAGCTGCTGGATTCTCTTTGTCGAAAGATGACTTGGCCTTGTGCCAGCAAAATATTTCTGATGCTGAGCTGGAAACTTCTGCAGGTGGAGGTAGAACGGATGTTTTCTCTTGTTCAAACGAATGCTGCACTTATTTTAACTGCTGAACTGAAAGCTTCGGAAAAATGAGGCAGGTCTGATGTTTACTCTCGTTCTAACGAATGCTGAACTTACTTTGAACCAGATTGTCCATAGATAGTATGGCCTCTATTGTGCTGGCAAAACTTGCGCAAAATAAAAGTCTCGCCTTTCTATAAATTCGCGATAACATTTAAATATCGCTTGATACTTCGCGTCTTAACCCTATAAGCACATCAAGTATTTAAGTTAACATCTGAGGAACAGCTCAAGGCCCTTTTCAGAGAAGCTCAATGCTTTAAACCCACACCCCCCCTTAATTCACCTTCAAGACCTGGCACAATTGAACGCATTTGGGAAGAAGTAAATAGTGCAAGATCGCTAAAAGTCTGTCATTGAAGCCCAGCAAAGTTCGGGGGAATTAATTCCCTACTGAAGAGCAACAAAGCTGAAACTGACTACTGCAACATGCAATGTCGATAAAAGCTAGTCATCATGGGCGGAGAGCTAGCTGAATCAATGCAGCATTCACCGAGATTAACGTTTTCCCTAAGTGGTGTTGCTGCACTGACACTCGCCAACGGAGTTTTGCTGTCTACTGCTGCTCAGGACGTTATTAAAGTAACCCCAAGCAATAACTTAACTGTAGTGATAATCCGACATGGAGAGAAACCATTAAATAACCACAATCTGTCATGCAAAGGCTTGAACCGAGCTCTGCAGCTTCCGGAAGTACTTAATAAAAAATTTCTAAATTTTGATCATACTTTTGTCCCTTCGTTAAAGAACGGAGAACACACGCGTCATGCAAGAATGTTTCAGACAGTCACTCCATTAGCGATCAAGAATAAATTAGAAGTCAACAGCAGCTTTGGCGGAAAAGATTATGATGGCATAGCTAAACATCTACTTTCTAAAGCAGGCACTATCCTTCTAGTATGGAAACACAGCAAAATTCAAAATATCGCTCAAAACCTCGGGGTAAAGAATCCACCTCAATGGAGAAAAGAAGATTTTGACAGTATCTGGGTCATCTCATTCAAAAATGGCAAAGCATCATTAGAAATCGACAAGCTAGGAATAAATCCATCTATCCACTGCAATTATTAGTCATCACCACTCGTGGACTAGTTAACACTCAGCGCTCTCAACCCTTGGATTAACAAGCGGGTCCAATTAATACTCGTTCAGCGGCTGCTCAATCCAGCGGAACGCCCGACAACCGGTCGATCGTCATAGCTAGCAGGGAGACCTAAACACATCCTATGGGCCGTCCGCAGCCATGCCGGGAACTCCCAGTGGTATTTCGAGCTTTTGTCAGCTGAGACGGCCGCATATGGAATGATTGATGTTGACATCTCTTGCTGTTCCAACTTATTGGACCTCCGTAACAAAAGAGAAAAGGATCGGCTTTTTGATCAGATGGCGAAGAGTGGAAAAGATGAAATTGCAGCTCTGAAGGTCGAACCCTTAGAAGCGCAGATCCAACGCATCCAGCAGCGCTTGCCCTGGAGAATGCGGCCGCCAAAGAGCGAGGTCACTGGCATTCGGCTTCTGACTGAGCGAACATCAACACAACTACAGCCAGGACAATGACTAAAGGCCCCTTAAAAACATTCGTTGATGCCGATAGAGATGCCTATTTTTGGATCAAAAAAAAGCTCGGCCTGAGTGAGCACCAAATGGGTGTTCTTATCTGGTTTTCGGGTCTAATCACAGGAATCGTGATTGGAGTGTTGATTGGAATATTGATCGGCTGAGCCGTCTTAGCCCTTACGGGCATAATCAAGCAGGCTCGTTGTCGTACCCAGACTGATACCAACCAGTACTCCGTCATCTCTCCATTGGGCTTCTGGTTTCTGCAGCTACCATCTCCGCACTGAGGTTGAAAGCGCACAACGGCAGTACTGAGAATCTAG
Encoded proteins:
- a CDS encoding Nif11-like leader peptide family natural product precursor — encoded protein: MSEEQLKAFLEKVKGDTELQEKLKAEGADPIAIAKAAGFLIDTKDLLLFKKQRNKLTDADLETAAGGGLTQSETCDLPYFPCTILQSCLGDLC
- a CDS encoding Nif11-like leader peptide family natural product precursor produces the protein MSEQQLKAFIAKIQSDDLLQKQLKAEGADVLAIAKAAGFSLSKDDLALCQQNISDAELETSAGGGRTDVFSCSNECCTYFNC
- a CDS encoding histidine phosphatase family protein; the protein is MGGELAESMQHSPRLTFSLSGVAALTLANGVLLSTAAQDVIKVTPSNNLTVVIIRHGEKPLNNHNLSCKGLNRALQLPEVLNKKFLNFDHTFVPSLKNGEHTRHARMFQTVTPLAIKNKLEVNSSFGGKDYDGIAKHLLSKAGTILLVWKHSKIQNIAQNLGVKNPPQWRKEDFDSIWVISFKNGKASLEIDKLGINPSIHCNY